One stretch of Arachis duranensis cultivar V14167 chromosome 1, aradu.V14167.gnm2.J7QH, whole genome shotgun sequence DNA includes these proteins:
- the LOC127740808 gene encoding ATP synthase subunit a, chloroplastic: MNILLCSINTLKRLYEISSVEVGQHLYWQLGGFQVHAQVLITSWVVIAILLVSAILVVRNPQTIPTFGQNFFEYVLEFIRDVSKTQIGEEYGPWVPFVGTMFLFIFVSNWSGALLPWKIIQLPHGELAAPTNDINTTVALALLTSVAYFYAGLSKKGLAYFGKYIQPTPILLPINILEDFTKPLSLSFRLFGNILADELVVVVLVSLVPLVVPIPVMFLGLFTSGIQALIFATLAAAYIGESMEGHH; encoded by the coding sequence ATGAATATTCTATTATGTTCCATCAACACATTAAAAAGATTATATGAGATATCTTCCGTGGAAGTAGGTCAACATCTCTATTGGCAATTAGGGGGGTTCCAAGTGCATGCCCAAGTACTTATAACTTCTTGGGTCGTAATTGCTATCTTATTGGTTTCAGCCATTTTAGTTGTTAGAAATCCGCAAACCATTCCCACTTTTGGTCAGAATTTCTTTGAATATGTCCTCGAATTCATTCGAGATGTAAGTAAAACTCAGATTGGGGAAGAATATGGTCCGTGGGTTCCCTTTGTTGGAACtatgttcttatttatttttgtttcaaattggTCGGGGGCTCTTTTGCCTTGGAAAATAATACAGTTACCTCATGGGGAGTTAGCTGCACCCACAAATGATATAAATACTACTGTTGCATTAGCTTTACTTACATCAGTAGCATATTTCTATGCGGGTCTTTCGAAAAAGGGATTAGCTTATTTTGGTAAATACATCCAACCAACTCCAATCCTTCTACCAATTAACATCTTAGAAGATTTCACAAAACCCCTGTCGCTTAGCTTTCGACTTTTCGGAAATATATTAGCTGATGAATTAgtagttgttgttcttgtttctttaGTACCCTTAGTAGTTCCTATACCTGTCATGTTCCTTGGATTATTTACAAGCGGTATTCAAGCCCTTATTTTTGCTACTTTAGCTGCGGCTTATATAGGTGAATCCATGGAAGGCCATCATTAA
- the LOC127740792 gene encoding 30S ribosomal protein S2, chloroplastic, giving the protein MYQEPIFDKREGSIGTKLFLFQDTLSLFLWGSMTKRYWNITLEEMMEAGVHFGHGTRKWNPRMAPYISTKRKGIHILNLTRTARFLSEACDLVFDAASKGKQFLIVGTKNKAADLIARAATRARCHYVNKKWLGGMLTNWYTTETRLHKFRSLRTEQKTGRIHSLPKKDTAILKRQLSHLETYLGGIKYMTGLPDIVIIVDQQEEYTALRECITLGIPTICLIDTNCDPNLADISIPANDDAIASIRLILNKLVFAICEGRSSYIRNS; this is encoded by the coding sequence ATGTATCAAGAGCCAATCTTCGATAAAAGAGAAGGTTCCATCGGAACAAAACTTTTCTTATTTCAGGATACCCTGTCTCTTTTTTTGTGGGGATCAATGACAAAAAGATACTGGAACATAACGTTGGAAGAGATGATGGAAGCGGGAGTTCATTTTGGCCATGGTACTAGAAAATGGAATCCCAGAATGGCACCTTATATATCCACAAAACGTAAGGGTATTCATATTCTAAATCTTACAAGAACTGCTCGCTTTTTATCAGAAGCTTGTGATTTGGTTTTTGATGCAGCAAGTAAGGGGaaacaatttttaattgttgGCACAAAAAATAAAGCTGCGGATTTAATAGCACGGGCTGCAACAAGAGCTCGGTGTCattatgttaataaaaaatggCTCGGCGGTATGTTAACCAATTGGTATACTACAGAAACGAGACTTCATAAGTTCAGGTCCTTGAGAACAGAACAAAAAACGGGCAGAATCCATAGTTTGCCAAAAAAAGATACTGCTATTTTGAAGAGACAGTTATCGCACTTGGAAACCTATCTGGGTGGCATTAAATATATGACTGGCTTACCCGATATTGTCATAATCGTTGATCAGCAAGAGGAGTATACCGCTCTTAGAGAATGTATCACTTTGGGAATTCCAACAATTTGTTTAATCGATACAAATTGTGACCCCAATCTCGCGGATATTTCGATTCCAGCTAATGATGATGCTATAGCTTCAATTCGGTTAATTCTTAACAAATTAGTATTTGCAATTTGTGAAGGTCGTTCTAGCTATATACGAAattcttaa